The Deinococcota bacterium genome includes a window with the following:
- a CDS encoding PIN domain-containing protein, with amino-acid sequence MRTSAVRSALKILVDTFVVALVNQRDQYHERALALANELEHYPLLITNAVLLEIGNALARNYKQEAVAVIEQFLSAEEVEIVSLTPELFNEAFALYRTHQDKAWGLVDCISFVVMRERGIDRALTFDQHFVQAGFKALMRSPSHT; translated from the coding sequence ATGCGTACGTCAGCGGTGAGAAGTGCATTGAAGATTCTCGTTGATACCTTTGTCGTCGCCCTGGTTAACCAGCGCGACCAGTATCATGAGCGGGCTTTAGCTCTAGCCAACGAGCTCGAACATTACCCCCTACTAATAACAAATGCTGTACTGCTCGAAATTGGCAACGCCCTTGCCCGGAACTACAAGCAAGAAGCTGTCGCAGTTATCGAACAGTTCTTGTCCGCCGAGGAGGTGGAAATTGTCAGCCTAACACCAGAGCTTTTCAATGAAGCCTTCGCCCTGTACCGAACCCATCAAGATAAAGCGTGGGGACTCGTGGACTGTATCTCATTCGTCGTCATGCGTGAAAGAGGTATTGACCGAGCGCTAACCTTCGACCAGCACTTTGTGCAAGCTGGATTTAAGGCATTGATGCGTTCGCCGTCGCACACCTGA
- a CDS encoding aminoglycoside phosphotransferase family protein has protein sequence MLALPKSFTRTITQTFGAAGRRWLAELPALLERCQARWGLVLLPPFELSYNYVAPAVLPGGRPCVLKLGLPRELTREIAALRLYGGEGAVRLLDADPGMGALLLERLLPGRSLHDDWDGDPVNDEEAARAAALVMTGLWRAAPEGHPFLPLADWAEGLRDLRARFGGGSGPLPERLVDRAEGVFAELLGSSPPLLLHGDLHHGNILSARRDAGALASFAIDPKGVVGDAGYEVGAFLRNPAPRVAKHPGLKGLLERRIAVLAETLAMDARDVAAWGLAHAVLSAWWDLEDGNGGWEAATACAAALSDLTP, from the coding sequence GTGCTCGCCCTGCCCAAAAGCTTTACCCGCACCATCACCCAGACCTTCGGCGCGGCGGGCCGACGCTGGCTGGCCGAGTTGCCGGCGCTGCTCGAGCGCTGCCAGGCGCGCTGGGGCCTGGTCCTCCTGCCGCCCTTCGAGCTCTCCTACAACTACGTCGCGCCCGCCGTCCTGCCCGGCGGCCGCCCTTGCGTGCTCAAGCTGGGCCTGCCTAGGGAGCTGACGCGCGAGATCGCCGCGCTCAGGCTCTACGGCGGCGAGGGCGCGGTCCGGCTCCTGGACGCCGACCCCGGCATGGGCGCGCTGCTCCTGGAGCGGCTCCTGCCCGGCCGCTCGCTTCATGACGACTGGGACGGCGACCCGGTGAACGACGAAGAGGCGGCCCGCGCCGCCGCGCTGGTCATGACAGGGCTCTGGCGGGCGGCGCCCGAAGGGCACCCGTTCCTGCCGCTGGCCGACTGGGCGGAGGGGCTGCGCGACCTCCGCGCGCGCTTCGGCGGCGGCAGCGGCCCGTTGCCCGAAAGACTGGTGGACCGCGCCGAGGGCGTTTTCGCGGAGCTTCTTGGCTCGAGCCCGCCCCTGCTGCTGCACGGCGACCTCCACCACGGCAACATCTTGAGCGCCCGCCGAGACGCCGGGGCCTTGGCCTCGTTCGCCATCGACCCTAAGGGCGTCGTCGGCGACGCCGGCTATGAGGTCGGCGCCTTCTTGCGCAACCCTGCGCCCCGTGTCGCCAAGCATCCCGGCCTCAAAGGGCTGCTGGAGCGCCGCATCGCGGTCTTGGCCGAAACCTTGGCGATGGACGCGCGCGACGTCGCCGCCTGGGGCCTGGCGCACGCCGTCCTCTCGGCCTGGTGGGACTTGGAGGACGGAAACGGCGGCTGGGAGGCAGCCACCGCCTGCGCCGCCGCGCTCAGCGACCTCACCCCCTAG
- a CDS encoding cation:proton antiporter regulatory subunit, with product MSPNIRESDLPGIGRKFQVETRSGDKLVVVIHDDGQRELYHFSYDNPDESISMISLSDEEARKVAGIIGGLSYQPQALETSQIDLKDLVIEWIKVEPGAAGAGKTIAELGVRETTGANIIAVVEGGDNKISPGPEQLLGQGTTVVVSGNRTQVRALKKLLTRP from the coding sequence GTGAGCCCAAACATCAGAGAGTCCGACCTTCCGGGCATCGGACGAAAGTTTCAGGTCGAGACCCGCAGCGGCGACAAGCTGGTGGTGGTCATCCACGACGACGGCCAGCGCGAGCTCTACCACTTCTCCTACGACAACCCCGACGAGAGCATCTCGATGATCAGCCTGAGCGACGAGGAGGCGCGCAAGGTGGCCGGCATCATCGGCGGCCTCAGCTACCAGCCCCAGGCGCTCGAGACCAGCCAGATCGATCTCAAGGACCTGGTCATCGAGTGGATCAAGGTCGAGCCCGGCGCGGCCGGGGCGGGCAAGACCATCGCCGAACTCGGCGTGCGCGAGACGACCGGCGCCAACATCATCGCCGTCGTGGAGGGCGGCGACAACAAGATCAGCCCCGGCCCCGAACAGCTTCTCGGCCAAGGCACCACCGTGGTCGTGTCGGGCAACCGCACTCAGGTGAGGGCGCTCAAAAAATTGCTTACCCGCCCCTAG
- a CDS encoding cation:proton antiporter yields the protein MTLEHVIFEVGLALALILGATLLANRLRFSAVPFLILMGMVMGPHTPELGPFSLQFSYGAPFIAFLGQLGVLFLLFYLGLEFSVGRLVRAGRSIVTGGSIYIGINLTIGLLFGALMGWPLQEVLVVAGILTISSSAIVAKLIVELKRTANPETDMILGIIMFEDVFLAVYLSVVSGLVLSGATSLVGILSAAGLALGFMLAFLILGRRLVPWLNSALDIASDEVFMFVVFAALLMIAGFGETIHVAEAIGALLVGLVLAETSHRQRIERAILPFRDFFGAVFFFSFGLSINPLLLGGAVGPALLAVLLTVIGNVAAGMLAGRSAGLSPRASTNIGLTIVSRGEFSIIMANLALAGGLLPILQPFAALYVLILAVLGPLLTKESRRIYTVFNKVFSGILARS from the coding sequence ATGACCCTAGAGCACGTCATCTTCGAGGTGGGCCTGGCGCTCGCCCTCATCCTGGGCGCCACCCTGCTCGCCAACCGCTTGCGCTTCTCGGCGGTGCCCTTTCTCATATTGATGGGCATGGTGATGGGGCCGCACACCCCCGAACTCGGACCCTTTAGCCTGCAGTTCTCCTACGGCGCGCCCTTTATCGCCTTTTTGGGTCAGCTCGGCGTGCTCTTCTTGCTCTTCTACCTGGGGCTCGAGTTCTCGGTGGGCCGGCTGGTGCGGGCGGGACGCTCGATCGTGACGGGCGGCAGCATCTATATCGGCATCAACCTGACGATCGGCCTGCTGTTCGGCGCCCTCATGGGCTGGCCCCTGCAGGAGGTGCTCGTCGTCGCCGGCATCCTCACCATCTCGTCGAGCGCCATCGTCGCCAAGCTCATCGTCGAGCTGAAGCGCACCGCCAACCCCGAGACCGACATGATCTTGGGCATCATCATGTTCGAGGACGTGTTTTTGGCCGTCTACCTGTCGGTCGTCTCCGGCTTGGTCCTGAGCGGGGCGACCTCGCTGGTGGGCATCCTCTCCGCGGCCGGGCTGGCGCTCGGCTTCATGCTGGCCTTTTTGATCCTGGGCCGGCGGCTCGTGCCCTGGCTCAACAGCGCGCTCGACATCGCCTCGGACGAAGTGTTCATGTTCGTCGTCTTCGCCGCGCTCTTGATGATCGCCGGCTTTGGCGAGACCATCCACGTCGCTGAAGCCATCGGCGCCTTGCTGGTGGGCCTGGTCCTGGCCGAGACGAGCCACCGCCAGCGCATCGAGCGCGCGATTCTCCCCTTCCGGGACTTTTTCGGGGCGGTGTTCTTCTTCTCCTTCGGGCTGAGCATCAACCCGCTGCTCTTGGGCGGCGCGGTGGGGCCGGCGCTTCTGGCCGTCCTGCTCACCGTCATCGGCAACGTCGCGGCGGGCATGCTGGCCGGGCGCAGCGCCGGGCTCTCGCCCAGGGCGTCCACCAACATCGGCCTGACCATCGTGTCGAGGGGCGAGTTTTCCATCATCATGGCCAACCTGGCCTTGGCCGGCGGCCTCCTGCCCATCCTCCAGCCCTTCGCAGCGCTCTACGTCCTCATTCTGGCGGTCCTGGGCCCGCTGCTCACCAAGGAGTCGCGGCGCATCTACACGGTGTTCAACAAGGTGTTCAGCGGCATCCTCGCGCGGAGCTAA
- a CDS encoding cysteine hydrolase: MSAALLLIDVINSFEFEGAETILPRALEASAAIAGLRRRAKAAGVPVLYVNDNYGDWRSDFNHTVKEALNARGGPIAARLEPEDDDYFVLKPKNSGFYGTPLELLLAHLEVQTVILTGFASDICVLYTASDAHMRGFEVMVPQDCVAAESEEENSRTLELLARTLSARVLPAEDIDLAGLQREGKREVKARLEA; this comes from the coding sequence ATGAGCGCGGCCCTGCTGCTGATCGACGTCATCAACTCGTTCGAGTTCGAGGGCGCCGAGACCATCTTGCCGCGCGCCCTCGAGGCCAGCGCGGCCATCGCCGGGCTCAGGCGGCGCGCCAAGGCCGCGGGCGTGCCGGTGCTCTACGTCAACGACAACTACGGCGACTGGCGTTCGGACTTCAACCACACCGTCAAAGAGGCCCTGAACGCCCGCGGTGGGCCCATCGCCGCGAGGCTTGAACCCGAGGACGACGACTACTTCGTCCTCAAGCCCAAGAACTCGGGCTTCTACGGCACCCCGCTCGAGCTCCTGCTGGCCCACCTCGAGGTCCAGACCGTCATCTTGACGGGCTTCGCCAGCGACATCTGCGTGCTCTATACCGCGAGCGACGCCCACATGCGCGGCTTCGAGGTGATGGTGCCGCAAGACTGCGTGGCCGCCGAGAGCGAAGAGGAGAACAGCCGCACCTTGGAGCTCCTGGCGAGGACCCTGAGCGCCCGCGTGCTGCCCGCCGAGGACATCGACTTAGCAGGCTTGCAGCGCGAGGGCAAGCGCGAGGTCAAGGCGCGCCTGGAAGCTTAG